A window of the Sabethes cyaneus chromosome 1, idSabCyanKW18_F2, whole genome shotgun sequence genome harbors these coding sequences:
- the LOC128745791 gene encoding uncharacterized protein LOC128745791: MNENTSNISILQCDISSRVDSLRSSIIATNGPIAVLNTIATASDQPKTSSESICIFYQNVRGLKSKISEVFLSTSEFSYDAYVFTETWLDDRIASRQLFSNDYNVFRVDRGAHNSLRKRGGGVLVAVAKSINAAPVHLSCGQAVENLWIKIAFHDKVIFLGVVYIPPNNSKDCDHIQLHLDTVVEIVNRSDCNEIILFGDFNQPRVEWSATTGGYLFADPLLSYFTPACRTLLDGLTFCRLRQRNAVRNSRDRILDLIYTSDSITSSSTAEEAPEPVVRLDPDHPALLLTIKGLPAVAHTNDVDASEYNFRKTNFDALNGLLCQMDWSDVYATVNVDDAVTAFNNKLRRCFSEVVPPFKPPKNPPWSNARLRYLKRQRSKMLKKYCLHKNQFSKCQFEEASRVYRCYNRLLYRRHLNLTESSLRRHPKRFWTFVNSKRKDYGLPTCMKLGDLTASTVDGKCELFASHFGNVFNSTAALHDPDISNAYSFRDGSCGSREVEVVIYCWAGRHPIVCAEKVFRCTSRTSASDFQSLTATSNISYNLEKLVFDAGIQKGDKTDIANYRGIISLSAGSKCLETILNKVIFEACKNYITSSQHGFFRKRSVESNLCEFTSFCISKMDAGVQIDAIYTDIKAAFDTVNHEILYAKLRRLGFSDRLCDWLKSYLANRQLYVKIRSAESTIFSPQCGVPQGSNLGPLLFALFFNDVSSIIPNSCVLIYADDLKIYLVVHKLDDCFLLQDMLDSFTRWCRLNHLVISIAKCCVISYRRLKNPILFNYSIDGTVLKRVDQIKDLGVLLDYQLSFKAHYSATVDKANRQLGFVSKVAVDFTDPLCLRALYCSLVRSILEFGSIVWSPYEELWISRIESVQRRFVRYALCNLPWTNPQDLPPYKHRCALIGIETLEDRRNANQAVFGAKILQGEIDSPALLGQIHIYAPQCILRPRQWLRQPPRNTVYGNNDPMLSVSGRFQEAYHLFDFNVSTNTFRQRIYKSM, translated from the exons tgAAAACACTTCGAACATCTCAATACTTCAATGTGATATCTCTTCGCGTGTCGACTCTTTGCGCTCCAGCATAATCGCCACTAACGGTCCGATCGCTGTGCTGAATACTATTGCAACGGCAAGTGACCAGCCAAAAACCTCCAGTGAGTCCATCTGCATCTTCTACCAGAACGTCCGTGGATTGAAGTCCAAGATCTCCGAAGTGTTTCTGAGTACCTCAGAGTTCTCGTACGACGCGTACGTTTTTACTGAGACGTGGCTTGACGATCGCATCGCCTCTCGCCAATTGTTCAGCAATGATTATAATGTCTTCCGAGTTGATCGTGGTGCGCATAATAGTTTACGGAAAAGAGGTGGAGGAGTTTTAGTAGCCGTTGCAAAAAGCATAAATGCGGCCCCTGTTCATCTATCCTGCGGACAAGCCGTTGAAAATTTATGGATCAAAATCGCTTTTCATGACAAGGTCATTTTCCTTGGTGTTGTTTATATTCCGCCGAACAATAGCAAGGATTGCGACCACATTCAATTGCATTTGGACACTGTTGTTGAAATCGTGAACCGTTCTGACTGTAATGAGATAATCCTCTTTGGTGACTTCAACCAACCTCGCGTGGAATGGAGTGCAACTACAGGTGGTTACCTATTCGCTGATCCACTTTTATCGTACTTTACACCAGCTTGTCGCACATTACTCGATGGTTTGACGTTTTGCCGTTTGAGACAACGTAATGCAGTTCGCAACTCCAGGGACCGAATTCTTGACTTGATTTACACTTCTGACTCTATCACTAGTAGTAGTACTGCCGAAGAAGCTCCCGAACCTGTTGTGCGACTGGATCCTGATCATCCTGCTCTTTTGTTAACCATCAAGGGTCTGCCCGCTGTTGCTCATACCAATGACGTTGATGCATCCGAATACAACTTCCGTAAAACTAATTTTGACGCCCTCAATGGATTGCTCTGCCAAATGGATTGGTCTGATGTATACGCCACTGTGAATGTTGATGACGCTGTCACTGCTTTCAATAATAAATTGCGTCGCTGTTTCTCTGAGGTGGTACCCCCATTTAAACCTCCGAAAAATCCACCATGGTCTAATGCGCGGTTAAGGTATCTGAAACGACAACGTTCTAAAATGCTAAAGAAATATTGTCTGCATAAAAACCAGTTCTCCAAATGCCAATTTGAGGAAGCGAGTCGAGTATACCGCTGCTACAATCGACTGCTGTATAGACGACATCTCAATCTGACAGAAAGTAGCTTACGCAGGCACCCGAAACGGTTCTGGACGTTTGTAAACTCTAAGCGGAAGGATTATGGTCTACCTACGTGTATGAAGTTAGGTGATCTAACCGCTTCCACTGTCGATGGAAAGTGCGAACTTTTTGCTTCACATTTCGGGAATGTATTCAACTCTACCGCAGCCCTCCATGATCCAGATATAAGCAACGCT TATTCATTCCGAGATGGTAGCTGCGGCTCTCGCGAAGTTGAAGTCGTCATATATTGCTGGGCCGGACGGCATCCCATCGTGTGTGCTGAAAAAGTGTTCCGGTGCACTAGTAGAACCTCTGCAAGCGATTTTCAATCTCTCACTGCAACGtcgaacatttcctacaatctgGAAAAGCTCGTTTTTGACGCCGGTATACAAAAAGGAGACAAAACGGATATTGCCAACTATCGTGGGATAATTTCGCTGTCAGCCGGGTCGAAATGCTTAGAGACCATACTgaacaaagtgatttttgaagcATGCAAAAACTATATTACATCATCTCAGCACGGATTCTTTCGCAAGCGATCTGTGGAGTCGAACCTCTGTGAGTTTACTTCCTTCTGTATCAGCAAGATGGATGCTGGTGTacaaattgatgcaatatacacgGATATCAAGGCTGCTTTCGACACAGTGAACCACGAAATACTTTACGCCAAACTTCGACGTCTCGGCTTCTCAGATAGACTCTGTGATTGGCTGAAATCTTACTTAGCAAACCGACAGCTATATGTAAAGATAAGATCGGCTGAATCAACAATATTCAGTCCGCAGTGCggggttcctcaaggaagtaacttaggaccacttCTATTCGCTCTTTTCTTCAATGATGTCTCTTCGATTATACCGAACAGTTGTGTGTTGATCTAcgcggatgatttgaaaatttatctCGTCGTCCACAAGCTAGATGATTGTTTCCTTCTACAGGATATGCTTGACAGCTTTACCAGGTGGTGCCGGCTGAATCATCTCGTGATTAGTATAGCAAAATGCTGTGTGATTTCTTATCGGCGTCTGAAGAATCCCATTCTGTTCAACTACTCCATCGACGGAACTGTTTTGAAACGTGTCGATCAAATTAAGGATTTAGGCGTTCTGTTAGATTACCAACTGTCCTTCAAAGCGCACTACTCTGCTACTGTGGACAAGGCTAATCGCCAACTTGGTTTTGTTTCGAAAGTTGCTGTTGATTTCACTGATCCACTGTGTCTACGCGCATTGTACTGTTCTTTAGTTAGATCTATACTCGAATTCGGGTCAATTGTATGGTCGCCATATGAAGAGTTATGGATTTCCCGAATCGAATCTGTGCAGCGTAGGTTTGTTCGATACGCGCTATGTAATCTTCCATGGACGAATCCGCAAGACCTGCCTCCTTATAAACACCGgtgtgcattgattggcatcgaaACATTGGAAGATCGACGAAATGCCAACCAAGCTgtttttggtgcaaaaattttacAAGGTGAAATTGATAGTCCCGCCCTGCTTGGTCAAATTCACATCTACGCACCACAGTGCATTCTAAGGCCCAGACAGTGGCTACGACAACCTCCTAGAAATACTGTATATGGCAATAATGACCCAATGTTGAGTGTGAGCGGACGATTCCAAGAGGCTTATCATTTATTCGATTTTAACGTGTCTACAAATACCTTCCGTCAGCGAATTTACAAAAGCATGTGA